From Spirochaetota bacterium:
AACGAACCTGTCGGTAATTCCCGTGAGGGTTTCCGAGTGGCCGACGAACAGATAGCCGTCATCCGCCAGGTACCTGTGAAAATTCGCGAACAGCCTCTTCTGCGATTCGCGGTCGAAATAGATGATGACGTTGCGGCAGAAGATTATATCGAACGTGCCCTTCATGGGAAAGCTCGAATCGAGCAGGTTGAGTCGGCGGAAATGGACCATCCGCCGGATGAAGTCCTTTACCCGGAACAGGCCCTCGTTTTCGGCAACGCCCTTCTGAAAATAGCGCTTCGCCGTCGGCATGTCTACCACTTCGAGGATGTCTTCCGCCCTGTATTTGCCCTCCCTGCCCCTGTTCAGTACCTGGGTATCGATATCGGTGGCGAGAATGCGTATTTCCGGGGTTTTCCTGTTCTCGAAAAAACGGTGCATCGTGATCGCGATGCTGTATGGCTCCTCGCCGGTGGAGCATCCCGCGCTCCAGATATTGATCTCCTTTCTGCCTGATTTCAATAATTCCGGGAGCACCTCTTCGGTCATGAAATCGAAATGTTTGTACTCGCGGAAAAAGTCGGTTTTATTGGTGGTGATGGCATTGATGAGGTTGACGATCTCCAGCCGGTAGTTTTCAATCAGGTAATCGTAGTAACCACGGTAACCGTCGATTCCGAGCTCCCGCAGTCGTTTCATGAGCCGCGACTGTACGAGTGCCCGCTTTGACTCATTGAGCTTTATCCCGCTCTCTTCGTATATGATTTCACTGAAACGCCTGAAGCTGTTGCTGTCGAGTTCAGTAAGTTGCGGCATTCCCCCCACCCGGTCCTATTCGAAAAGATAGACTTTGCCGAATCGTGGCTTGTTGCGGAACATGGCGTCTATGTATTCCTGCTCGAGTCTGGCGAATTCGGAGGCGTCGTCGTTCCTTCTCTGAAAGCGCCTCATTGCCGCTCCCGTCATCGTATAAAACAGCACCTGTCTGCGATGGCTCCCGCCGAGGTCCTCGGTCTCGACAGGTATCCGCTCGAGCGCGAAGTACTCCTTGAGAAAGCGAATATTGCTCTGGATAACCGCGTCCATATTCGGCATGCGCGAGTTGAGACTCCCCACACCGAAAAGCTTCGCCTTCAGATGCTTGCGATCGCCGCCGAGCTTCACGATCTCCCCTATCAGGTATTCCATCGACATGATCCCCTGCCTGGCGATATCGTCGGCGAAAATCCCACCGGTGCCGATCATCCCCGGAACGATGAAATGCCCCATGCCGCCGATACGCCTTGCGGCATCATACAGGCAGACGCACGCGCACGCCCCCGTCACCGTTCCGAGGATGCAATCCTCGCCAGTGGCGAAATAGTCACCGGGTAAGAGCGTGTAGAGCACCTTCCCGAACCTGTTTTTGGTGCTCTGAATCATCGCAGTGGATCAGGCCGTTCTCTCCCTTTCGAGCTCGGTCATCTCTTCGCCCGACATGATGCGGTCCACGTCGAGAATGATAACGAGCTTTTCCTCTATCTGGCCGATGCCCATTATAAAATCGGTCTCGATCTTCGCGCTGAAGTGCGGCGTGTCCTGGATGCTCTTTACCGGTATGCTCACCACATCCGAGACCGAATCGACGATCATGCCGATCATGCGGCCGCGCACCTCGACGATGATTATGACGGTAAAGGTGTCGTAATCGCGCTCACTCATCGTGAACTTGATCCTCATATCGACGACCGGAACGACCGAACCGCGCAGGTTGATAACCCCCTTCATGAACGCCATGGCATTGGGCACGTACGTAATCTGCGTCATGCCGATAATCTCATGGACCTTGAGCACCTCCACCCCGTAGGTCTCCCCGCCGATCACGAAGGTGACGTACTGGTTCTCCTCCTCGGCCCTCTCCCCCTTTCTGTCGATC
This genomic window contains:
- a CDS encoding protein-glutamate O-methyltransferase CheR; translation: MPQLTELDSNSFRRFSEIIYEESGIKLNESKRALVQSRLMKRLRELGIDGYRGYYDYLIENYRLEIVNLINAITTNKTDFFREYKHFDFMTEEVLPELLKSGRKEINIWSAGCSTGEEPYSIAITMHRFFENRKTPEIRILATDIDTQVLNRGREGKYRAEDILEVVDMPTAKRYFQKGVAENEGLFRVKDFIRRMVHFRRLNLLDSSFPMKGTFDIIFCRNVIIYFDRESQKRLFANFHRYLADDGYLFVGHSETLTGITDRFVFVRNTIYRKTPERR
- a CDS encoding chemoreceptor glutamine deamidase CheD, whose translation is MIQSTKNRFGKVLYTLLPGDYFATGEDCILGTVTGACACVCLYDAARRIGGMGHFIVPGMIGTGGIFADDIARQGIMSMEYLIGEIVKLGGDRKHLKAKLFGVGSLNSRMPNMDAVIQSNIRFLKEYFALERIPVETEDLGGSHRRQVLFYTMTGAAMRRFQRRNDDASEFARLEQEYIDAMFRNKPRFGKVYLFE
- a CDS encoding chemotaxis protein CheW; protein product: MSDMKDKKLEEGKATSDIRGLRIDRKGERAEEENQYVTFVIGGETYGVEVLKVHEIIGMTQITYVPNAMAFMKGVINLRGSVVPVVDMRIKFTMSERDYDTFTVIIIVEVRGRMIGMIVDSVSDVVSIPVKSIQDTPHFSAKIETDFIMGIGQIEEKLVIILDVDRIMSGEEMTELERERTA